Proteins encoded in a region of the Panicum hallii strain FIL2 chromosome 3, PHallii_v3.1, whole genome shotgun sequence genome:
- the LOC112884013 gene encoding chromatin modification-related protein EAF1 B-like isoform X7: MVNAKPCSMGGIIDYGVDVGTKTSPRSLAIEKAQEELRQEFDVREERRKELEFLEKGGNPLDFKFIHVETVSVHSASLTNQTEAQNVISDAKGSFSASPHGDSVESSDKPGSSLCRETNIADNLMLLDGSNNGMAEGKIVKKGTKRLNAAQPKQSLPNDGHKYANKPVFSGFSRLGDKSQAYVRRNRSKPSRESANVASVRSSIPPVKGYDTKDENDILQKSNVGDHGECSVSSMKQSGSNYDNAPKNAASDGQAEMELDVIHTIDESECVVNEEAKQADSNSKAKEVPSHDANYNRLLGCGDTAEVASAETPDTNLKVPKPYPNASTHDERESCAVDKKADDGHLDKHMAHIHEGKLDSRRKVPVSAVEASTSHKNGVGAPCEGTLNIVDDHADGDTNPVAVKIDVKYHEDLDSSRCYSTKESSDIVQPEASLQMKDEMEVCDSAIVAQKDAGCLSSVNTMNIEESPASDRKNSCVGDSDSAHPISVGIDLPKALPSPKNDEPNLESEIKKSKAYEDSILKDARVIEASIRRAGERSHCNIALEKRSKSHWDFVLEEMAWMANDFMQERLWKSVAAAKMCHWIASDGRAKFEEASIQRKQKNIMKIIAKGIMSFWRSAEALQTADMTAKMMHAHNSTMLEEMQASGIKAEKEQECLFYTVPPGAMLAYRESLESLSVHHKEVGNAELNDDYEASVCDSAAVCSDLLRENAYEEDEGETCTYLSPKAYDGGCLSNMGHRKKHLMQQRISVARPYEIGTNVPYEPCLESKSGNQPLLSNGKRPTSFLTIPPKRIRTAARQRVVSSFHAGASGPPQVTSKTDASSGDTNSCQDDQSSLHGGSFPWRNTDFESTVESNRQLPYDAREACTKASKKKKLKNPGYKIAQNTVNSSMPTSVKFQGRMYDSRLQVDLTNKYEQKEYLKKRSDIHQYDSNGNSVAYGGQHASKKLKIVKQGLDISQEASHAASQMSNMANSARFIKFITNRDRGRRCKALKMTSVGGWSNFEDQALVVLVHDMGQNWELVCDAINSIVQFKSVHRQPKECKERHKVLVDRSSGDGADSAEDSGSSQHYHSTLPGIPKGSARQLFERLQGPFDEENLKAHFEKIILLMQQVHARCRQGNRQELKPIIQPHSSHVIALSQACPNRISADTLMPLDLCDATSPNLDSIAPGSVYPGPHTNGISPPNHQGSICPSTPTSSLNSRLPGSPGVVPGNNSPSPSTLNTPRDAQKYGVPRPTLQGDEQPKIQFNQMVNGRNLQQPGASVTGAFPSGVDCGARMMPTAHGMGTVAGLNRGMPAARPGFPRINSPATLNAVSSGNMLHNGGQGVPSAVSVYPGAISGPGNSILRPRDPMQTLRPVQGIEEHRQMPEFDKQVAQGSSQATIQFSSMNPSFSSVAASSPVQQPQQPHQMSQSLHMFGNPHHSQIQGTSSSPQQQPYAVQLAKERQTQQRMAPQQHSDVSGASAVLNVQINTQILQQGQASAANPVPCSQPQHQRQQAAQNVPDSSSSPNQPASITQQKQKKQQGQQQPRQNHQQRNHGSQQAKLMKSLGRGNMLIPQTTPIDSTPAAASTPPKKHVSEKLVQHGQGQGLIPANTASMPSMPHPGNQPKLINSLPQSPKKMPDIGNQGLMQGSSSQTLLATQQLPFHSKSTLTTELQQQLINPSQNSIDRAMVQQKHQMNSDCRTDINIDQVHNQMVPTSLPQSADSGSPVAPLVNQQKQEASHNLASVTPSLKLHSSPKDTSFGSETLSSEDLLQRQVSGGFPVRGHGVGGPWNQQVRQQLQPQHQQRTVLQGSVYAPSNSGPG, encoded by the exons ATGGTGAATGCTAAGCCATGCTCAATGGGTGGAATTATTGATTATGGTGTTGATGTGGGCACTAAAACATCACCCCGCAGTCTGGCCATTGAGAAAGCCCAGGAGGAGCTCAGGCAGGAGTTTGATGTTCGTGAAGAACGGAGGAAAGAATTGGAATTTCTAGAGAAA GGAGGCAACCCATTGGATTTCAAATTTATACATGTAGAAACAGTCAGTGTACACTCCGCTTCTCTCACAAATCAAACAGAAGCACAAAATGTGATAAG TGACGCTAAAGGTAGTTTTTCTGCATCGCCTCATGGAGACTCAGTTGAGAGTAGCGACAAACCAGGAAGTTCACTATGCCGTGAAACCAACATAGCAGACAATCTCATGCTTTTGGATGGAAGTAACAATGGCATGGCAGAGGGAAAGATTGTAAAGAAAGGAACCAAAAGATTAAATGCAGCCCAACCCAAGCAGTCCTTGCCCAATGATGGTCACAAATATGCGAATAAACCTGTTTTTTCAGGTTTTTCACGTCTTGGAGACAAAAGCCAGGCATATGTTCGGCGCAACAGGTCAAAGCCAAGTAGAGAGAGTGCGAATGTTGCTTCTGTTAGATCTTCTATACCTCCTGTCAAAGGTTATGATACGAAAGATGAAAACGATATATTACAGAAAAGCAATGTAGGTGATCATGGTGAATGTTCTGTTTCTAGTATGAAACAGTCTGGATCAAACTATGACAATGCACCAAAGAATGCAGCTTCTGATGGTCAAGCAGAAATGGAGTTGGATGTGATTCATACAATTGATGAAAGTGAGTGTGTGGTGAATGAGGAAGCAAAGCAAGCTGACAGCAATAGTAAAGCTAAAGAAGTGCCTTCACATGATGCAAATTACAATCGGCTACTTGGGTGTGGTGACACTGCTGAAGTTGCATCTGCAGAAACTCCTGACACCAATTTAAAGGTTCCTAAGCCTTATCCTAATGCATCTACACATGATGAAAGAGAGTCATGTGCTGTTGACAAGAAGGCTGACGATGGTCACTTGGACAAACATATGGCCCATATCCATGAAGGGAAACTTGATAGCAGGAGGAAAGTTCCTGTCTCTGCTGTAGAAGCTTCTACTTCACACAAAAATGGAGTGGGTGCACCTTGTGAAGGCACCTTGAATATTGTTGATGATCATGCAGATGGAGACACCAATCCTGTTGCAGTGAAGATTGATGTAAAGTATCATGAAGACCTAGACAGTAGTAGATGTTATAGTACGAAGGAAAGTTCCGATATTGTACAGCCTGAAGCCAGTCTTCAGATGAAAGATGAAATGGAAGTTTGTGACAGTGCAATAGTTGCACAGAAGGATGCAGGGTGCCTATCTTCTGTCAACACCATGAACATTGAGGAAAGTCCAGCTTCAGATAGGAAAAATAGTTGTGTTGGGGATTCGGACTCAGCTCATCCCATTTCTGTAGGCATTGATTTGCCTAAAGCTTTGCCTTCACCAAAAAATGATGAACCTAACTTAGAGAGTGAGATTAAAAAATCTAAGGCATATGAAGATTCTATTCTTAAAGACGCTCGTGTTATAGAG GCTAGTATTAGAAGAGCTGGTGAACGATCTCACTGTAACATTGCTTTAGAGAAGAGGAGTAAGAGTCACTGGGACTTTGTCCTTGAGGAGATGGCATGGATGGCAAATGATTTCATGCAG GAACGACTTTGGAAAAGTGTGGCTGCAGCTAAAATGTGCCATTGGATTGCCTCAGATGGCCGTGCCAAATTTGAAGAAGCAAGCATTCAGAGAAAGCAGAAAAATATTATGAAAATCATTGCAAAGGGCATCATGAGTTTCTGGCGTTCAGCTGAGGCTTTACAAACTGCTGACATGACAGCTAAAATGATGCATGCACACAATTCAACTATGCTGGAGGAGATGCAGGCTTCTGGAATCAAAGCTGAAAAAGAACAG GAATGCCTCTTCTATACAGTACCACCTGGGGCAATGCTGGCATACAGGGAGTCTCTGGAATCTCTTTCCGTGCATCACAAG GAGGTTGGCAACGCTGAACTCAACGATGACTACGAGGCATCTGTTTGTGATTCTGCTGCAG TTTGTTCAGATTTGCTCCGGGAGAATGCATATGAGGAGGATGAAGGCGAGACGTGTACTTATCTTTCTCCTAAAGCATATGATGGTGGTTGCTTATCAAATATGGGTCACAGGAAGAAACATCTAATGCAGCAAAGGATTAGCGTTGCAAGGCCATATGAAATTGGTACCAATGTGCCTTATGAACCATGCTTGGAAAGCAAGTCAGGGAACCAGCCATTGTTATCAAATGGCAAAAGACCTACTTCTTTCCTCACAATACCTCCAAAGCGCATCCGTACAGCTGCCAGGCAACGAGTTGTAAGCTCATTTCATGCTGGTGCTAGTGGACCACCCCAAGTCACAAGTAAGACAGATGCTTCAAGTGGAGACACAAACTCCTGCCAAGACGATCAAAGTTCTTTGCATGGAGGGTCCTTTCCATGGAGGAACACTGATTTTGAATCTACAGTTGAGTCGAATAGACAACTGCCTTATGATGCTCGCGAAGCGTGCACTAAAGCAAGCAAGAAGAAAAAGCTTAAGAACCCAGGATACAAGATTGCTCAAAACACAGTCAACTCCTCTATGCCAACTTCTGTAAAG TTTCAGGGCCGTATGTATGATTCGAGACTGCAAGTTGACTTGACTAACAAATATGAGCAG AAGGAGTACCTGAAGAAGAGATCAGATATCCACCAATATGATTCAAATGGGAACAGTG TTGCATATGGTGGTCAACATGCTTCTAAGAAGCTTAAAATAGTGAAGCAAGGATTAGATATTTCGCAAGAAGCTTCTCATGCTGCATCACAGATGAGCAACATGGCAAATTCTGCTAGATTTATAAAGTTCATCACTAATAGGGATCGTGGGAGAAGATGCAAAGCACTGAAG ATGACTTCTGTTGGTGGATGGTCAAACTTCGAGGATCAG GCTCTTGTCGTCCTTGTCCATGATATGGGTCAAAACTGGGAGCTAGTTTGCGACGCAATTAATAGCATCGTGCAGTTCAAG TCTGTACATAGGCAACCTAAAGAATGCAAGGAGCGACACAAGGTTCTTGTGGATAGAAGTTCTGGTGATGGTGCTGACAGTGCAGAGGACTCCGGTTCATCTCAGCACTACCATAGCACATTGCCGGGCATTCCAAAG GGTAGCGCAAGGCAATTATTCGAGCGGCTTCAAGGACCATTTGatgaagagaaccttaaggcgCATTTTGAAaaaattattctacttatgcaACAAGTGCATGCCAGATGTAGACAG GGTAATCGCCAGGAGCTCAAGCCAATCATACAGCCACATAGTTCCCATGTTATCGCACTGTCACAAGCATGCCCGAACAGAATATCTGCGGACACTTTGAT GCCCCTTGATCTCTGTGATGCAACAAGCCCAAACCTTGATTCAATTGCACCTGGCAGTGTGTACCCAGGTCCTCATACAAATGGAATATCACCGCCAAACCATCAGGGTTCTATTTGTCCTTCTACTCCTACTTCAAGTCTGAATTCCAGGTTACCAGGATCGCCTGGTGTAGTTCCGGGCAACAATTCACCATCACCTTCAACATTGAATACTCCTAG GGATGCTCAGAAATATGGTGTTCCTAGACCTACTTTACAGGGTGATGAGCAACCAAAGATTCAGTTTAATCAGATGGTCAATGGCAGAAATCTTCAGCAACCTGGAGCTTCTGTTACTGGAGCATTTCCTTCTGGGGTTGATTGTGGTGCTCGTATGATGCCTACTGCCCATGGTATGGGAACGGTGGCAGGACTAAATCGAGGTATGCCTGCTGCCAGGCCAGGGTTTCCAAGGATTAATTCACCAGCAACGCTAAATGCAGTTTCATCTGGAAATATGTTACACAACGGTGGGCAAGGTGTGCCCAGTGCAGTAAGTGTCTATCCTGGAGCCATATCTGGTCCTGGAAACTCAATCTTGAGGCCACGCGATCCTATGCAGACACTTCGT CCTGTTCAGGGTATAGAAGAGCATAGGCAGATGCCTGAGTTCGACAAGCAGGTTGCACAGGGAAGTAGCCAAGCCACCATCCAGTTCAGCAGCATGAATCCATCATTCTCGAGCGTTGCAGCTTCTTCACCTGTTCAGCAACCCCAACAACCACATCAGATGTCACAATCATTGCACATGTTTGGAAATCCACACCACTCTCAGATTCAGGGTACTAGTTCAAGCCCACAACAGCAGCCCTATGCTGTGCAATTGGCTAAAGAAAGACAAACGCAACAACGTATGGCACCTCAACAGCATAGTGATGTTTCTGGAGCAAGTGCAGTACTCAATGTACAGATTAATACTCAAATACTGCAGCAGGGCCAAGCCTCTGCTGCCAACCCAGTTCCTTGTTCACAACCACAGCATCAGCGACAGCAAGCTGCACAAAATGTGCCGGATAGCTCTTCATCTCCCAACCAACCTGCCAGTATTACACAACAGAAGCAGAAGAAACAACAGGGACAACAGCAGCCTAGACAGAATCACCAACAAAGGAATCACGGTAGTCAGCAAGCTAAGCTTATGAAGAGCTTAGGACGAGGAAACATGCTAATCCCCCAGACTACTCCAATTGATAGCACGCCCGCTGCTGCTTCTACTCCACCAAAAAAACACGTGTCCGAAAAACTGGTGCAACATGGCCAAGGCCAAGGACTTATCCCTGCTAATACAGCATCAATGCCTTCAATGCCTCATCCTGGGAATCAACCTAAGCTAATCAATTCATTGCCCCAGTCACCAAAGAAGATGCCAGATATTGGTAACCAAGGCTTAATGCAGGGTTCTTCAAGTCAGACCCTGTTAGCTACGCAACAACTTCCATTTCATTCTAAATCGACATTGACTACAGAGCTTCAGCAGCAGCTGATCAATCCATCACAAAACAGCATTGACAGAGCAATGGTGCAACAAAAACACCAAATGAACTCTGACTGTAGGACAGACATCAATATCGATCAAGTCCACAATCAGATGGTTCCAACATCCTTGCCACAGAGTGCAGATTCAGGCAGCCCTGTAGCGCCATTGGTGAACCAGCAGAAGCAGGAGGCATCACATAATCTGGCTTCAGTAACCCCATCACTGAAGCTGCATAGCTCTCCTAAAGATACTTCTTTTGGGAGCGAAACATTATCTAGCGAAGACCTGCTGCAAAGGCAAGTTTCCGGTGGTTTTCCTGTTCGTGGTCATGGTGTTGGTGGCCCGTGGAACCAACAAGTTAGGCAGCAGTTGCAGCCTCAGCATCAGCAGAGAACAGTTCTTCAAGGCAGTGTATATGCTCCTTCAAATTCTGGGCCTGGCTGA
- the LOC112884013 gene encoding chromatin modification-related protein EAF1 B-like isoform X4 — protein sequence MVNAKPCSMGGIIDYGVDVGTKTSPRSLAIEKAQEELRQEFDVREERRKELEFLEKGGNPLDFKFIHVETVSVHSASLTNQTEAQNVISDAKGSFSASPHGDSVESSDKPGSSLCRETNIADNLMLLDGSNNGMAEGKIVKKGTKRLNAAQPKQSLPNDGHKYANKPVFSGFSRLGDKSQAYVRRNRSKPSRESANVASVRSSIPPVKGYDTKDENDILQKSNVGDHGECSVSSMKQSGSNYDNAPKNAASDGQAEMELDVIHTIDESECVVNEEAKQADSNSKAKEVPSHDANYNRLLGCGDTAEVASAETPDTNLKVPKPYPNASTHDERESCAVDKKADDGHLDKHMAHIHEGKLDSRRKVPVSAVEASTSHKNGVGAPCEGTLNIVDDHADGDTNPVAVKIDVKYHEDLDSSRCYSTKESSDIVQPEASLQMKDEMEVCDSAIVAQKDAGCLSSVNTMNIEESPASDRKNSCVGDSDSAHPISVGIDLPKALPSPKNDEPNLESEIKKSKAYEDSILKDARVIEASIRRAGERSHCNIALEKRSKSHWDFVLEEMAWMANDFMQERLWKSVAAAKMCHWIASDGRAKFEEASIQRKQKNIMKIIAKGIMSFWRSAEALQTADMTAKMMHAHNSTMLEEMQASGIKAEKEQVYKSLEAKESMQPWQSQIQDYAVRFLEYNCKAADSHVLPEAPPTPDRLNDFGILKLSDHLSEECLFYTVPPGAMLAYRESLESLSVHHKEVGNAELNDDYEASVCDSAADLLRENAYEEDEGETCTYLSPKAYDGGCLSNMGHRKKHLMQQRISVARPYEIGTNVPYEPCLESKSGNQPLLSNGKRPTSFLTIPPKRIRTAARQRVVSSFHAGASGPPQVTSKTDASSGDTNSCQDDQSSLHGGSFPWRNTDFESTVESNRQLPYDAREACTKASKKKKLKNPGYKIAQNTVNSSMPTSVKGRMYDSRLQVDLTNKYEQKEYLKKRSDIHQYDSNGNSVAYGGQHASKKLKIVKQGLDISQEASHAASQMSNMANSARFIKFITNRDRGRRCKALKMTSVGGWSNFEDQALVVLVHDMGQNWELVCDAINSIVQFKSVHRQPKECKERHKVLVDRSSGDGADSAEDSGSSQHYHSTLPGIPKGSARQLFERLQGPFDEENLKAHFEKIILLMQQVHARCRQGNRQELKPIIQPHSSHVIALSQACPNRISADTLMPLDLCDATSPNLDSIAPGSVYPGPHTNGISPPNHQGSICPSTPTSSLNSRLPGSPGVVPGNNSPSPSTLNTPRDAQKYGVPRPTLQGDEQPKIQFNQMVNGRNLQQPGASVTGAFPSGVDCGARMMPTAHGMGTVAGLNRGMPAARPGFPRINSPATLNAVSSGNMLHNGGQGVPSAVSVYPGAISGPGNSILRPRDPMQTLRPVQGIEEHRQMPEFDKQVAQGSSQATIQFSSMNPSFSSVAASSPVQQPQQPHQMSQSLHMFGNPHHSQIQGTSSSPQQQPYAVQLAKERQTQQRMAPQQHSDVSGASAVLNVQINTQILQQGQASAANPVPCSQPQHQRQQAAQNVPDSSSSPNQPASITQQKQKKQQGQQQPRQNHQQRNHGSQQAKLMKSLGRGNMLIPQTTPIDSTPAAASTPPKKHVSEKLVQHGQGQGLIPANTASMPSMPHPGNQPKLINSLPQSPKKMPDIGNQGLMQGSSSQTLLATQQLPFHSKSTLTTELQQQLINPSQNSIDRAMVQQKHQMNSDCRTDINIDQVHNQMVPTSLPQSADSGSPVAPLVNQQKQEASHNLASVTPSLKLHSSPKDTSFGSETLSSEDLLQRQVSGGFPVRGHGVGGPWNQQVRQQLQPQHQQRTVLQGSVYAPSNSGPG from the exons ATGGTGAATGCTAAGCCATGCTCAATGGGTGGAATTATTGATTATGGTGTTGATGTGGGCACTAAAACATCACCCCGCAGTCTGGCCATTGAGAAAGCCCAGGAGGAGCTCAGGCAGGAGTTTGATGTTCGTGAAGAACGGAGGAAAGAATTGGAATTTCTAGAGAAA GGAGGCAACCCATTGGATTTCAAATTTATACATGTAGAAACAGTCAGTGTACACTCCGCTTCTCTCACAAATCAAACAGAAGCACAAAATGTGATAAG TGACGCTAAAGGTAGTTTTTCTGCATCGCCTCATGGAGACTCAGTTGAGAGTAGCGACAAACCAGGAAGTTCACTATGCCGTGAAACCAACATAGCAGACAATCTCATGCTTTTGGATGGAAGTAACAATGGCATGGCAGAGGGAAAGATTGTAAAGAAAGGAACCAAAAGATTAAATGCAGCCCAACCCAAGCAGTCCTTGCCCAATGATGGTCACAAATATGCGAATAAACCTGTTTTTTCAGGTTTTTCACGTCTTGGAGACAAAAGCCAGGCATATGTTCGGCGCAACAGGTCAAAGCCAAGTAGAGAGAGTGCGAATGTTGCTTCTGTTAGATCTTCTATACCTCCTGTCAAAGGTTATGATACGAAAGATGAAAACGATATATTACAGAAAAGCAATGTAGGTGATCATGGTGAATGTTCTGTTTCTAGTATGAAACAGTCTGGATCAAACTATGACAATGCACCAAAGAATGCAGCTTCTGATGGTCAAGCAGAAATGGAGTTGGATGTGATTCATACAATTGATGAAAGTGAGTGTGTGGTGAATGAGGAAGCAAAGCAAGCTGACAGCAATAGTAAAGCTAAAGAAGTGCCTTCACATGATGCAAATTACAATCGGCTACTTGGGTGTGGTGACACTGCTGAAGTTGCATCTGCAGAAACTCCTGACACCAATTTAAAGGTTCCTAAGCCTTATCCTAATGCATCTACACATGATGAAAGAGAGTCATGTGCTGTTGACAAGAAGGCTGACGATGGTCACTTGGACAAACATATGGCCCATATCCATGAAGGGAAACTTGATAGCAGGAGGAAAGTTCCTGTCTCTGCTGTAGAAGCTTCTACTTCACACAAAAATGGAGTGGGTGCACCTTGTGAAGGCACCTTGAATATTGTTGATGATCATGCAGATGGAGACACCAATCCTGTTGCAGTGAAGATTGATGTAAAGTATCATGAAGACCTAGACAGTAGTAGATGTTATAGTACGAAGGAAAGTTCCGATATTGTACAGCCTGAAGCCAGTCTTCAGATGAAAGATGAAATGGAAGTTTGTGACAGTGCAATAGTTGCACAGAAGGATGCAGGGTGCCTATCTTCTGTCAACACCATGAACATTGAGGAAAGTCCAGCTTCAGATAGGAAAAATAGTTGTGTTGGGGATTCGGACTCAGCTCATCCCATTTCTGTAGGCATTGATTTGCCTAAAGCTTTGCCTTCACCAAAAAATGATGAACCTAACTTAGAGAGTGAGATTAAAAAATCTAAGGCATATGAAGATTCTATTCTTAAAGACGCTCGTGTTATAGAG GCTAGTATTAGAAGAGCTGGTGAACGATCTCACTGTAACATTGCTTTAGAGAAGAGGAGTAAGAGTCACTGGGACTTTGTCCTTGAGGAGATGGCATGGATGGCAAATGATTTCATGCAG GAACGACTTTGGAAAAGTGTGGCTGCAGCTAAAATGTGCCATTGGATTGCCTCAGATGGCCGTGCCAAATTTGAAGAAGCAAGCATTCAGAGAAAGCAGAAAAATATTATGAAAATCATTGCAAAGGGCATCATGAGTTTCTGGCGTTCAGCTGAGGCTTTACAAACTGCTGACATGACAGCTAAAATGATGCATGCACACAATTCAACTATGCTGGAGGAGATGCAGGCTTCTGGAATCAAAGCTGAAAAAGAACAG GTTTACAAGTCACTGGAAGCCAAAGAATCCATGCAGCCTTGGCAGTCACAGATTCAGGATTATGCAGTTCGATTTCTTGAATATAACTGTAAAGCAGCTGATTCTCATGTGTTGCCTGAAGCCCCACCTACTCCTGACAGGCTGAATGACTTCGGAATCTTGAAATTGTCTGATCATCTCTCAGAA GAATGCCTCTTCTATACAGTACCACCTGGGGCAATGCTGGCATACAGGGAGTCTCTGGAATCTCTTTCCGTGCATCACAAG GAGGTTGGCAACGCTGAACTCAACGATGACTACGAGGCATCTGTTTGTGATTCTGCTGCAG ATTTGCTCCGGGAGAATGCATATGAGGAGGATGAAGGCGAGACGTGTACTTATCTTTCTCCTAAAGCATATGATGGTGGTTGCTTATCAAATATGGGTCACAGGAAGAAACATCTAATGCAGCAAAGGATTAGCGTTGCAAGGCCATATGAAATTGGTACCAATGTGCCTTATGAACCATGCTTGGAAAGCAAGTCAGGGAACCAGCCATTGTTATCAAATGGCAAAAGACCTACTTCTTTCCTCACAATACCTCCAAAGCGCATCCGTACAGCTGCCAGGCAACGAGTTGTAAGCTCATTTCATGCTGGTGCTAGTGGACCACCCCAAGTCACAAGTAAGACAGATGCTTCAAGTGGAGACACAAACTCCTGCCAAGACGATCAAAGTTCTTTGCATGGAGGGTCCTTTCCATGGAGGAACACTGATTTTGAATCTACAGTTGAGTCGAATAGACAACTGCCTTATGATGCTCGCGAAGCGTGCACTAAAGCAAGCAAGAAGAAAAAGCTTAAGAACCCAGGATACAAGATTGCTCAAAACACAGTCAACTCCTCTATGCCAACTTCTGTAAAG GGCCGTATGTATGATTCGAGACTGCAAGTTGACTTGACTAACAAATATGAGCAG AAGGAGTACCTGAAGAAGAGATCAGATATCCACCAATATGATTCAAATGGGAACAGTG TTGCATATGGTGGTCAACATGCTTCTAAGAAGCTTAAAATAGTGAAGCAAGGATTAGATATTTCGCAAGAAGCTTCTCATGCTGCATCACAGATGAGCAACATGGCAAATTCTGCTAGATTTATAAAGTTCATCACTAATAGGGATCGTGGGAGAAGATGCAAAGCACTGAAG ATGACTTCTGTTGGTGGATGGTCAAACTTCGAGGATCAG GCTCTTGTCGTCCTTGTCCATGATATGGGTCAAAACTGGGAGCTAGTTTGCGACGCAATTAATAGCATCGTGCAGTTCAAG TCTGTACATAGGCAACCTAAAGAATGCAAGGAGCGACACAAGGTTCTTGTGGATAGAAGTTCTGGTGATGGTGCTGACAGTGCAGAGGACTCCGGTTCATCTCAGCACTACCATAGCACATTGCCGGGCATTCCAAAG GGTAGCGCAAGGCAATTATTCGAGCGGCTTCAAGGACCATTTGatgaagagaaccttaaggcgCATTTTGAAaaaattattctacttatgcaACAAGTGCATGCCAGATGTAGACAG GGTAATCGCCAGGAGCTCAAGCCAATCATACAGCCACATAGTTCCCATGTTATCGCACTGTCACAAGCATGCCCGAACAGAATATCTGCGGACACTTTGAT GCCCCTTGATCTCTGTGATGCAACAAGCCCAAACCTTGATTCAATTGCACCTGGCAGTGTGTACCCAGGTCCTCATACAAATGGAATATCACCGCCAAACCATCAGGGTTCTATTTGTCCTTCTACTCCTACTTCAAGTCTGAATTCCAGGTTACCAGGATCGCCTGGTGTAGTTCCGGGCAACAATTCACCATCACCTTCAACATTGAATACTCCTAG GGATGCTCAGAAATATGGTGTTCCTAGACCTACTTTACAGGGTGATGAGCAACCAAAGATTCAGTTTAATCAGATGGTCAATGGCAGAAATCTTCAGCAACCTGGAGCTTCTGTTACTGGAGCATTTCCTTCTGGGGTTGATTGTGGTGCTCGTATGATGCCTACTGCCCATGGTATGGGAACGGTGGCAGGACTAAATCGAGGTATGCCTGCTGCCAGGCCAGGGTTTCCAAGGATTAATTCACCAGCAACGCTAAATGCAGTTTCATCTGGAAATATGTTACACAACGGTGGGCAAGGTGTGCCCAGTGCAGTAAGTGTCTATCCTGGAGCCATATCTGGTCCTGGAAACTCAATCTTGAGGCCACGCGATCCTATGCAGACACTTCGT CCTGTTCAGGGTATAGAAGAGCATAGGCAGATGCCTGAGTTCGACAAGCAGGTTGCACAGGGAAGTAGCCAAGCCACCATCCAGTTCAGCAGCATGAATCCATCATTCTCGAGCGTTGCAGCTTCTTCACCTGTTCAGCAACCCCAACAACCACATCAGATGTCACAATCATTGCACATGTTTGGAAATCCACACCACTCTCAGATTCAGGGTACTAGTTCAAGCCCACAACAGCAGCCCTATGCTGTGCAATTGGCTAAAGAAAGACAAACGCAACAACGTATGGCACCTCAACAGCATAGTGATGTTTCTGGAGCAAGTGCAGTACTCAATGTACAGATTAATACTCAAATACTGCAGCAGGGCCAAGCCTCTGCTGCCAACCCAGTTCCTTGTTCACAACCACAGCATCAGCGACAGCAAGCTGCACAAAATGTGCCGGATAGCTCTTCATCTCCCAACCAACCTGCCAGTATTACACAACAGAAGCAGAAGAAACAACAGGGACAACAGCAGCCTAGACAGAATCACCAACAAAGGAATCACGGTAGTCAGCAAGCTAAGCTTATGAAGAGCTTAGGACGAGGAAACATGCTAATCCCCCAGACTACTCCAATTGATAGCACGCCCGCTGCTGCTTCTACTCCACCAAAAAAACACGTGTCCGAAAAACTGGTGCAACATGGCCAAGGCCAAGGACTTATCCCTGCTAATACAGCATCAATGCCTTCAATGCCTCATCCTGGGAATCAACCTAAGCTAATCAATTCATTGCCCCAGTCACCAAAGAAGATGCCAGATATTGGTAACCAAGGCTTAATGCAGGGTTCTTCAAGTCAGACCCTGTTAGCTACGCAACAACTTCCATTTCATTCTAAATCGACATTGACTACAGAGCTTCAGCAGCAGCTGATCAATCCATCACAAAACAGCATTGACAGAGCAATGGTGCAACAAAAACACCAAATGAACTCTGACTGTAGGACAGACATCAATATCGATCAAGTCCACAATCAGATGGTTCCAACATCCTTGCCACAGAGTGCAGATTCAGGCAGCCCTGTAGCGCCATTGGTGAACCAGCAGAAGCAGGAGGCATCACATAATCTGGCTTCAGTAACCCCATCACTGAAGCTGCATAGCTCTCCTAAAGATACTTCTTTTGGGAGCGAAACATTATCTAGCGAAGACCTGCTGCAAAGGCAAGTTTCCGGTGGTTTTCCTGTTCGTGGTCATGGTGTTGGTGGCCCGTGGAACCAACAAGTTAGGCAGCAGTTGCAGCCTCAGCATCAGCAGAGAACAGTTCTTCAAGGCAGTGTATATGCTCCTTCAAATTCTGGGCCTGGCTGA